The nucleotide window caggtcaaaactctgctgtccacctacacctaaaggacaaaggacactcttttgaggaccaaaatgttcacattttggacaaagaagacagatggtttgaaaggggagtgaaggaagccatctacgtcaagagagaaaaacaaccttaaacagaggaggaggccttaggttccaactctcaaaaacttacaacacagctataggattaattccagccaatcgtcaacttaactctcatcctcattcaggtgattaaaacatttttcctttaagccaggcccataacgaccctaacgactcctcgttacagaggagtggaccagtttgggtccaatctgctggcttaatggctttaacgaccgcccattactaaggggcggacctgtttcgattgaatttgcatgttatctaagccattacaaggcctttgtttggtaatggtataaagcttgttactcatcattactccagactttttgaattgagaaagcttccgggagaggaagcgaaacgtcttcaactacggaaaacaagtccatttgctttgttttttaccttttttttggaaagtctggtgcaatattctaatctaaaatgctgtgtttttatcagctgtgtgtgtttatttttttatatatatatatatatatatatatatatatatatatatatatatatatatcacagaaataaaggctgaaAAACCTCCTCAGTCTGTGTTTCacttactgaaataaacaaacttttcaacAATACTCTAATTTAAGGGTAACAGGCGCAGCCCACAGTAAAGACGTCCCCCTCTATCTTTAATGGTTAGTTTTTCCACTTGATTAAGACATAAACGACAGCGTGACTGAATATTCACAGTAAAATATTACAGTAGAATCTGGTTAAAGTCTTACCCTGAATTTCTCATCTCATTAACACaaaagttttcttcttttctcttccATCCGTTCTGACTCTTCTGAAGAGTTTCTCTATACTTTCGTCTAAAAGGCTAAATCTAAAAGGAGTCAGAGGTCTTGTGGCGCACCTCACACCGTAAACATGGCGCCAGTCTGGAAAGGCGGCTGGTGGAGCCTGATTTCAAAGAAAAGACTAACGAGCGGCGGAAACGGGGTAGAACCTGCCGGAGAACCACGGATGTGGGGCTTCAGCTCTTAGAGCAGCCGCTTGTTGACGGTTTAAATCCAGCTCATTCAGGACTTAATAAAGATCATCATTAAAACATCGCTCAGCCGCCACCTGGACTGctatggttacagaaaagcacTGCTGCATTGTGGGTAAAGAGTGACGCATCGTAAGCCCCCTCGCTGTGATTGGCCCGCTGCTTTTTTGATTGAAGCCTGTCTAGACCGACGAGGCGTGAATTAAACAAACGGCCTAAAGCTGCTCTGGACGTTCAGGGAAATCTGAGCGttgaccaatcagagagaaAAGACTCCGTGCTGTCGTCTGCGGTCAGCCGAGCTGCCGCCACAGACACCGTGAAGGACCTCGCCTGGAGGAGGACCAGCGAGGAAGTCTGGACCTCTGGcgattagggctgggcgataaatcgatttaatcgattaattcgaatttacaattctttaagatttcatttttggaaaatctggattttattttgccaatacactcattgggtttccatgaagagaacagcatgtgatgctgaatatatgtttaggcaaatgtattgtcaaaatattgttaagtagaaacttttttttaccataatacgaggtacttcatttacttttttttaacttagtttgaagttcacaagtgcagtgaagcctgttcttagctcaatgtgtaataccactagcagcaaatgttttgttatattttcattgtttataatatcacggctgccatcttgttttacatgtttcacagcttgtttttagttgcactttgaattcaggtcgactccctgacgaaatgcttgacataaaaagcaaggttttaaaataatttctttttatgaaacaaaaaggaggaaaaaatcgattcataggatttggtatgataaaatcggagatttatttttttaatccatatcgcccagccctactgccGATTTATCAGAACTTTTACTTCGGTAAATATTTCCCCGCATCTGAGGAACAGAGCAGACGGGCTCCTCTGTGACGCTCCAACGTCAGAGCTGAGGCGCCGGAGAGTCTGAACGTAGCATACGTTTTCATTTCCATTTGAAAAAGCTGAAGCTTAGGTGCCTTGCTCCGAGGCATGTTGACGTGTGGCCGGAGGAATCTGGAATCTAACCCACAACTTCTGGAGTGCAAGACGACGACGACTCCTCCCGCTGGTCTGCTTGACTGAACCTCTtgttgacttcctgtttcctgctgCTGCGTTCCCATGATGCTCCTCTGGGATCCAGCCCGCAGCTCAGCGATGGACTGTGGGAACGTCTGAGCGTCTGTGGGAGCAGGAGACGGACAGGAGAAGACGGAGGGTCAGAAATAGCTGCTGCCGTTGTTTGGAGCGTGGGATAAACGCTGCCGTCGTCGCAGCAGAGAGATAATCtggttttattacttgttttagagtttatataatcatcaTTTTTACCAGAAACGTTCAGGAAtgtcaccacagcattaagtaacGGTCAGTctaggattgatgtccaactcaattaaaagctttTCTCTTGAATAATGATATTCTGATTAGTAAAGACAGttaaatttattgttttaaatagttttaaatgtttacaaacatctttatctactggccatttttgctgcttgtgtttttaatgcagagaaaagtctaaattaaattgGCAGTCCTGCCACCACCATAGCTGACAGCAGGGCGGCGTGTTCTCGCTGATTTGCTGCTAGTCGTTCACCACAGACTGCACAGACTTCCATTTCTTACTACAGAAATGTACGACTGGAACACCACGTtattcagaaaaacaacaataagtATTTAACAATAGAGGCTATATTTGGAGAGAGTGCTTATATGAACAGATTCTCCCTCCTGAGccgtgcagctctgcagctcctccagagttcccaTGGGTCTGTTGGCAGCTTCTCTAAATCAAGGGTGTCCAGTTTGTGCGTCCCACAGCTGCAGTTCAAGACTTCTTTGGCCGACCAGCAgggatcatttttatttttaacgaGAGCAAAATTATCAGGCAAACTAAAATCTTCCtgcaattgaaaatgttaggtatgacacaaagtattcatcttttaattacTACAGCTTTTGCGTTCTATATATTTTCAGAGCAAAAAGGACCCCAtcttaaaataaagcttttggTGGGGCACAAAATGTGCCTTTAACTCGTTTACtagctaaatacagcaagtgtttcCAAAGAGACAGTGACCCAAATCCTGTCTTTGAGGctgagattaaataaaaatgtattttatttattgactgaGACGTTCGTCCAGTTAGacttagacatctttatttgtcattttgtatgtacagagtgcatacagcttgtaatgaaaagtaaacaattgaaatgtaaacaatgcaggagaaaaggacaatgaaaaccatttgtatgtgcaaaaATGATGGTGCAAAACAATTTGTACACTGGATGATCAGTTTTTAATAAGCTTTTAATTCTGGACCTACAATGATTTATGTGTCtttttcctacagaaaatctgacttattagtttaataaaaaatattgcatgATGAAATTTTGTGGAACAAGTAAAAATCCCAACACAGTTTTTTGGctaattccattttttttttttttttttttttttttttttttttttttttttttggccctcaaaTACTGTAGACTTGAAAATTTTGCCTCAGActgctaatttatttttaagggAACGTTTTAGGAATCATGGCCTGTTCAGGTCAAAgctaagctaaaaaaaaagggctaCTCCGTACAGCGTACCAAATGTGCTCCGCCTCGGTTATGTGCAAAAATTATGGTGCAAAACAATTTGCACACTGGATGATCAGTTTTTAATAAGCTTTTAATTCTGGACCTACAATGATTTATGTGTCtttttcctacagaaaatctgacttattagtttaataaaaatattgcaTGATGAAATTTTTGTGGAACAAGTAAAAATCCCAACACAATTTTTGGgctaattaaattttttttttttttatttacttttttttttggccctcaaaTACTTTAGACCTGAAAATTTTGGCCCACttgacaaaaagtttggaccCCCCTGGTCTAGGCGGACGTCTGGATCCTGGtagcttttatttcttatttcttatttGCACAGAACCTTTTTTATCAGCTGGACTTCTGGAGCTGTGTAGTTTTCTTGcctggttttaaaaagtttcccCCAGATTAGATCCAAGTGGAACCAGAGCTTTAAGGTCTTCCTGTGGTCAGCTGATAACGGCGCCTAACGAGAACCGCTCTGATTGGTGCGTTGCCTCTCGTTATGCCGGCAGGCGCCATGAGCAGAGAGCTGAACCCGCCGATGGGGTCTCCCGTCCCCGGGGTCTCTGAGCGGCCCCCCGACAACGGCGGCATGGACTACAGGGACTGGGTCCGCCGCAGCTACCTGGAGCTGGTCAGCTCCAACCACCATTCGGCCCAGGCGCTGTCCTGGAGGAAGCTCTACCTGAGCCGGGCCAAGCTCAAGGCCTCCAGCCGGACGTCGGCGCTGCTGTCCGGCTTCGCTATGGTACGTCTGTGTGAGTTAAACGTTTAAAGCGTTCGCTTCTGCTTCACAGCCACAGAGCACGTTAGACCGCGCAGTGGTGGATGTCgggttaaaaatgtattaaaaaaagacttttatgTTGTAAACgtattacttttgtttaacacgcagcaaaaagggaactaaggtaaatcttatttaaacgtgtgtatttgtcctcgatTACATCCTCCATCATTTCGCTAAAGCATCCCTCTCATCATtcattcacagaaaaaaaaagaactaaatgtcacattttcttgaaacgagtgaatttgtcctcgatttcaagcagataaataagatctgccaatgaaataagattttcacacttaaaataggaacaactcacctTCGTCATCTTGTTTgtagtgcagtatatctaataatactcatcccattggcagatagtcttatttacctgctccaatcacggacaaatacactaatttctagaagattttacttacttttagttctttttttgcagtgcagtggaGAGATATTGATCATTAAAGAAGTTGTGTGTCAAACAGGAAATGGTTTTAGGTTTCCTCTCCACGGCTTCCTTTCTGTCTGGTGCAGCGTTTTTGTCTAACCAGCGATGATTTCGACAGTCCCTTCATGTTCTGTTGCACACGAGGTTCACTAAACGGGCCTTTATTgttaaaatgtgatattttctGACACATCGttatctctgctgctgcacggCTCTTAGTTTTCTAcaggaaaaagataaaaaaaatcagaatttaaaTCAAAGTGTGAAGCAGCAGCTCCAGTTTTACGCGTTGTTCTTTACGTTTGGAGCCGGTTCTGCGACACGGCGGCGTGTTTCCGTCCTCTGACGGCTCTAACGGCGTGTTGTGGCTCTCAGGTGGCCATGGTGGAGGTGGAGCTGGACAAGTACTCGTACTCCCGGGAGCTGCTGATCGCCTTCAGCGTGTGCACCACGGTGCTGGTGGCGGTGCACCTCTTCGCCCTGCTCATCAGCACCTGCATCCTGCCCAACGTGGAGGCCGTCAGCAACATCCACAACCTCAACTCGGTCAGCGAGTCGCCGCACGAGCGCATGCACCACTACATCGAGCTGGCCTGGGGCTTCTCCACGGCCCTGGGCATCGTGCTCTTCCTGGCCGAGGTGGTGCTCCTCTGCTGGGTCAAGTTCCTGCCCGTGGACGCGGGCGGCGCCAAGGGGACGGGCGTCTGCACCGCCGCCACCACCACCGCCGCTGCGTCGCCCGGCAACCAGACGCGGCCCACGAACGCGCCGGCCTCCAACAGCGGCTGGCAGGCGGCCATGGCCTCCACCATCATCATGGTCCCGGTCATCTTCATCTTCCTGGTCTTCACCGTGAAGTTCTACCGGTCGCTGGTGCGCCACAAGACGGAGCGCCACCACCAGGAGATCGAGGAGCTGCACAAGATAAAGGTGCAGCTGGACGGCCACGAGAGAAGCCTGCAGAGCGTGTGAGGGCGGCTGCAGCGGCTCCTCTACACGCCTCAGACTGCTAATTTATTCTGAAGGGAACGTTTTAGGAATCATGGCCTGTTCAGGTCAAAgctaagctaaaaaaaaaaaaagggctacTCCGTACAGCGTACCAAATGTGCTCCGCCTCGGTTTTATcccggggtttttttttttttcattctgagAGGAAACGGTTTCAGAGCTTTTCTTCTTGCTTCCACGCTCAGCCAAAGATGTTGACCGTCTGGTTTAGTCCGGACCGGGCGGCGCCGTCGCCCAGAACACGGATCCGAACGTTAACCACCACCTGCACCGCATGGAGCAGCTGTTACACTCGGTGGCACCAAAGCAACGTCTCTCAGTCTCCTCCAGAACCCGGAGGGTGTCGTCCGTCCCGGGTAGAAGACCAGAGTCAGACTCTGTGTCCATAAGCCATACGGCCAGAGTCCAGCGTCCTCTCAGTGATTCTCTCCTCAGAGTCCACAGCTGAACGAGGTGGACTGCTTTAACccagcggttctggttctgctcaccTTGTTGGGTCGGTTACAGGCGCATCTCAGTGAGttggaaaaatgtgtttaatagtgAAATAAATTCAGAAAACCCCATGATTgagttcagtttctcagaatTACAGCATCACTGCTTCAGTACCGGCTCTGGGCTCCTGCGTGATTTACTGCATCAGCGTGGTTCTGGTGAGAGGTTCTGGAAGCCCAGGCTGCTGCGACGTCTGTTCTGGTGTCTCTCCTCTGAACAGGTTCCCTGTCCGTTCTCTGCTTGGTCCGGGTTAATCCTGTCAGATTAGGAGCATTTAACTAAAGGAACGCCGTAGTTGCAGCTCAGGTCCTCGTCCAGTGGGTCTccccctttttccttccacttaactttccttAAAGGGCCGGCTACTTTAGCAGCGATCGTGCTGAACAAACAGAACCgtaacacttcttttttttttttctgttctgatgcaatattttaattctCAGAAACTAAATTGTGGGTTTTCATCCAGCTGCAGGCAGTAAATGTCTGAGTTTCAGTCTTAGGTTTGAAACACTGATGCTCATATTTTAACTTGTTGAGATGCGCCTTTATTTCTCGTCTCTGTCGCCGCGTTTGGAGCGGCTGagtctaaattaaaaaaaaatgatgcatTTATTTGAAGTTGGGCTGCAACCGACTGACATCACTGTGTTTTTATAGTTTCACAGACAAAGTTACTGATTTTAATCCACTTTTGCTGCCTGTTGCTACAGAAATGAAGGTTCCTGCACATCATGCTGTTTAAAACGCCTTACAGAGGAATTGCCTCCGGTTCGTTGGATGtattgtctgtgtttttattttattattttttttatgtaccaaTCTGTCGTCACATTCCCAATGACACGACTGACCAAAGTGTCGCTCGCttcgtgttttgttttttgtttttttctcaaaagaaaCTCAAGTGCACTTTTTCATTTTCGTCCGTTCTTGTGATGTCATCGGTGACCTAGTCTCGTCGTTTCTCGTCTCTCGCAGGTCACAGTCTGAAATGTTACCgctgaataaaacaaagatctgtgttttctttgtcttgTGTGACGACTTTGTCCGTTTATTCAGAGGCAGGTCCACACGGACGCCCTCCTGTAGAAACAAAGCATGTGAATGTAAACCGATACCCGtggaaaagcagcagaagaagaaccGCAGCGTTATGGTTAGAGTGCAGTCTTAATTTATATAAACATATAGGCCGTAAAACAAGCTGGTGGACAAGATCTTTGGCTTTTCTCATCTTCATGTATTACTCAACCAAAGGAAAGCAAACCGTCTCCATGAGGCCTTTTCATCTGTCGTTTGAAGTTTCTCATTAGTGTGAACTTTTTGAGTTGACAGCGAGGTGGATGGAGCTGCAAAATAACTGAGCGTAGTGTGTGAGAAGAAGACCTGTAACCGTTTATTACAGGTACACCCTGCAGAGAGCGTACCTGAGCGAGGATCTGGTGTTTTCATGCAGGGAAATGAAATCAGCGTAGAGCTTCTTGGTCCTGCTGTGGATTATGACGCGACTTTACGTCTCATGCAGCTTGTagaaaggagaggagagaaagaaataCTGGAATAATCCTCATAAAATGTGGAGAAGCATTAGCAGTACTTGTGTGAATACGTTTATCAGCGGTTTTGGGtttataattaaaatgtatgatttgCAGCAATACTTTGTTTACTGTCTGGTTTGGCTTCCGTTCTTTGTGGGAGAAATCTTGCTTTGAATGAGAAAGGATGAGGATAAAGTTATGTAGGTGAAACTATACGACAGGTTAACGTGTGTTCCACATGTTAAAGATCATGTGACGTCATCATTTATGTGGTAAATATTACTGACAGGACGTCTTGCAACAAACACAAAGTCATCAAAAGATTGCAATTAAC belongs to Fundulus heteroclitus isolate FHET01 chromosome 11, MU-UCD_Fhet_4.1, whole genome shotgun sequence and includes:
- the orai2 gene encoding protein orai-2 yields the protein MSRELNPPMGSPVPGVSERPPDNGGMDYRDWVRRSYLELVSSNHHSAQALSWRKLYLSRAKLKASSRTSALLSGFAMVAMVEVELDKYSYSRELLIAFSVCTTVLVAVHLFALLISTCILPNVEAVSNIHNLNSVSESPHERMHHYIELAWGFSTALGIVLFLAEVVLLCWVKFLPVDAGGAKGTGVCTAATTTAAASPGNQTRPTNAPASNSGWQAAMASTIIMVPVIFIFLVFTVKFYRSLVRHKTERHHQEIEELHKIKVQLDGHERSLQSV